In the Paenibacillus sp. FSL H7-0357 genome, one interval contains:
- a CDS encoding ABC transporter substrate-binding protein produces MKSKSIKTAFTLMLMSSMLIAGCGGGNNNKNVINTPADNGAKNTGNNAADDTAMDTSPFTISFFGGDASPNWNKMQDEVGKVITEKTGVTINAEFDVGSGGGDQKIPMMAASEDVPDLIFAKGNLSILVDAGLVIDLTDLIDKYAPNLKKVYGDNMNRLKYSLDDQSIYQIPTNMGVGQQSFDATGGFEIQHRVLKELGYPKVRTLADYEKVLKDYVALHPETDGQPTIPLTLNADDWKIMITVTNPAFTTTGAPDDGEYYVDPETYEAKLHYKRPEEKEYFRWLNGMYNQGLLDKDTFVQKDDQYKAKVASGRVLGLISQEWEYQDGENALKAAGKDEYTYAHFPVTLSEEYKDHSFMSTGIDGYGLAITTAAKDPVRIIKWLDWMSSDEGQVLRSWGVEGKHYTVNADGKREVPAEISDRKANDAANFAKETGVGQYLIFGARYGDGVKDPTGNYYTATFPEEIVAAYSEAEKESLKGYNATTWKDLFPKEDEFPVKETGALYNMPVPTDGQYQVIFNKTRDIVRKRIPEAILSKPADFDKVYDAFLAELDKAGAQDMEKEFTELVKKRVSLWTGKDL; encoded by the coding sequence ATGAAAAGCAAGAGCATTAAGACTGCTTTTACGCTCATGCTCATGAGTTCTATGCTGATCGCAGGCTGTGGCGGCGGCAACAACAACAAAAATGTTATCAACACTCCTGCCGACAATGGGGCGAAAAACACCGGCAACAATGCTGCAGACGATACTGCTATGGATACAAGCCCTTTTACTATCTCATTCTTTGGTGGGGATGCCAGTCCAAACTGGAACAAAATGCAGGATGAAGTGGGTAAAGTAATTACTGAGAAAACTGGTGTAACGATTAATGCAGAGTTTGATGTAGGCAGCGGCGGCGGCGATCAAAAAATCCCTATGATGGCTGCCAGCGAAGATGTTCCTGATTTGATCTTCGCCAAAGGAAATCTTAGTATCCTGGTAGATGCCGGTCTGGTTATTGATCTGACCGACCTAATTGATAAATATGCTCCGAACCTGAAAAAAGTATATGGCGATAACATGAATCGTCTGAAATACAGCCTGGATGACCAGAGTATCTATCAAATTCCTACGAACATGGGGGTCGGCCAGCAATCCTTCGACGCAACAGGCGGATTTGAAATTCAACACCGCGTACTGAAGGAACTAGGCTATCCTAAAGTGAGAACCTTAGCCGACTATGAAAAAGTGCTGAAGGATTATGTGGCGCTGCATCCAGAAACCGATGGACAGCCTACGATTCCGCTTACGCTGAATGCCGATGACTGGAAGATCATGATCACGGTTACGAACCCTGCCTTCACTACAACAGGGGCACCGGATGATGGTGAATATTATGTCGATCCGGAAACTTACGAAGCAAAACTTCACTACAAACGCCCTGAAGAAAAAGAATATTTCCGTTGGTTGAACGGCATGTACAATCAAGGTCTGCTTGATAAAGATACCTTCGTACAAAAAGACGACCAATATAAGGCCAAAGTGGCCAGCGGCCGTGTGCTTGGTCTTATCTCCCAGGAATGGGAATACCAGGATGGTGAAAATGCTCTGAAAGCAGCCGGTAAAGATGAGTACACTTATGCGCACTTCCCTGTAACCCTGTCCGAAGAGTATAAAGATCATTCTTTCATGTCAACAGGTATCGACGGCTATGGTCTTGCGATTACAACTGCAGCTAAAGATCCTGTCCGGATCATCAAATGGCTGGACTGGATGTCTTCCGATGAAGGCCAGGTTTTGAGAAGCTGGGGGGTTGAAGGCAAGCATTACACTGTAAATGCAGATGGCAAGCGTGAAGTTCCAGCTGAAATTTCAGACAGAAAAGCCAATGATGCCGCTAATTTTGCTAAAGAAACTGGTGTCGGGCAATATCTGATCTTCGGTGCACGTTATGGCGATGGTGTGAAGGATCCTACTGGCAACTATTACACTGCAACCTTCCCGGAAGAAATCGTAGCTGCTTACTCCGAAGCTGAGAAGGAATCGCTCAAAGGCTACAATGCTACAACATGGAAAGATCTGTTCCCTAAAGAAGATGAATTTCCAGTCAAAGAAACTGGCGCTTTGTACAACATGCCTGTTCCAACTGACGGTCAATACCAGGTAATCTTTAATAAGACTCGAGATATCGTTCGCAAACGTATTCCAGAAGCGATCCTGTCTAAACCGGCTGACTTCGATAAAGTATACGAT
- a CDS encoding carbohydrate ABC transporter permease — translation MSSKAFQMSKSERVFDIFLYILLGLVMIVTLYPFLNVLAISFNESTDTVRGGIYIFPRAWTLENYERIFSYTGLIQGFKISILRTVSGTILGLASSAMLAFTLSRPDFRARKFVSVFLALTMYFSGGMVPMYILMKDLNLIGTFWIYILPGAVSAFNVFVIRSFMDGLPYALQESAKLDGANDFLIFYKIILPLCKPVLATIALFLSVGQWNEWFTTYLYNGNKPHLTTLQYELMKVLSSTNQGSGMANANDLAQQMAQISPESIKMAITIVVTVPILVVYPFLQKYFVNGMTLGAVKA, via the coding sequence GTGAGCAGCAAAGCTTTTCAAATGTCAAAGTCTGAACGTGTATTCGACATCTTCTTGTACATCTTACTAGGGTTGGTCATGATTGTGACTCTATATCCCTTCCTGAACGTGCTGGCGATTTCCTTCAATGAATCTACAGACACCGTTAGAGGCGGCATATATATCTTCCCGAGAGCCTGGACGCTTGAGAACTACGAACGGATCTTCAGTTATACAGGTCTGATTCAGGGTTTCAAAATCTCGATATTGCGGACCGTTTCCGGTACAATTCTCGGTCTTGCAAGCTCTGCCATGCTGGCGTTTACGCTCAGCCGTCCGGATTTCCGGGCAAGAAAATTTGTTTCGGTATTCCTGGCACTGACCATGTACTTCTCCGGCGGTATGGTGCCTATGTACATTCTGATGAAAGATTTAAATCTGATCGGAACATTCTGGATCTACATTTTGCCGGGTGCGGTTTCTGCGTTCAACGTATTCGTCATCCGTTCCTTTATGGATGGTCTGCCATACGCCCTGCAAGAGTCCGCTAAGCTGGACGGAGCCAATGACTTCCTGATTTTCTACAAAATCATCTTGCCGCTCTGTAAGCCGGTGCTTGCAACAATCGCACTCTTCCTGTCGGTAGGACAATGGAATGAATGGTTCACAACCTATCTGTATAATGGTAACAAGCCGCATCTAACGACACTCCAGTATGAGCTGATGAAGGTTCTGTCGAGTACGAACCAGGGCAGCGGCATGGCTAATGCCAACGATTTGGCCCAGCAAATGGCGCAAATTTCACCAGAGTCCATCAAGATGGCTATCACCATTGTAGTAACGGTACCTATTCTTGTAGTGTATCCTTTCCTGCAGAAGTATTTCGTAAATGGTATGACACTGGGAGCTGTAAAAGCCTAA
- a CDS encoding ABC transporter permease translates to MNVKALTENGVTANESVTPNPPTKRNSGFWKSVLQQKYLYLMSLPFVIWVFIFSYVPLWGWLMAFQKYKPAKSFGDQKWVGLDNFKELFHDERFYLVLRNTLAMSGLGLVFGFIVPILFAVLLNELRGNVFKRTVQTVSYLPHFVSWVVVGGIVYKTLAIDGGIVNDLLIWLNVIDEPIQFMAKGKYFWGILTAADIWKETGWNAIIYLAAITGIDKELYEAAKVDGAGRIKQMFNITLPGIRTTITVLLIMSIGHLVGIGFEKQFQLQNNLVTDYSEVLDLYALKYGIQIGRFSYGTAISMFTSVVSVILLLVANGVMKKITKESIM, encoded by the coding sequence TTGAACGTGAAAGCGCTCACTGAAAACGGTGTTACAGCAAATGAAAGCGTAACCCCCAACCCACCTACGAAACGGAATAGCGGATTTTGGAAAAGCGTACTGCAGCAAAAGTACTTGTATCTGATGTCTCTTCCATTCGTGATCTGGGTATTCATTTTCAGCTATGTGCCCTTATGGGGATGGTTGATGGCATTTCAGAAATATAAACCGGCCAAGTCGTTTGGGGATCAGAAGTGGGTTGGATTGGATAACTTCAAGGAGCTTTTCCATGATGAACGCTTCTACCTTGTGCTAAGAAACACGCTTGCAATGAGCGGTTTGGGATTGGTATTTGGTTTCATTGTTCCGATCTTGTTCGCAGTTTTGCTTAATGAGCTGCGGGGAAACGTCTTCAAAAGAACAGTTCAGACTGTATCTTACCTGCCTCACTTTGTATCCTGGGTCGTGGTAGGCGGGATTGTCTACAAGACACTCGCGATCGACGGAGGGATCGTGAACGATTTGCTGATCTGGCTTAATGTCATTGATGAGCCAATCCAGTTCATGGCTAAAGGTAAATATTTCTGGGGGATTTTAACTGCAGCCGATATATGGAAAGAAACTGGCTGGAATGCGATCATCTATCTGGCAGCGATTACAGGGATCGATAAAGAGCTGTATGAAGCGGCAAAAGTGGACGGGGCCGGAAGAATCAAGCAAATGTTCAACATTACATTGCCTGGTATCCGGACAACTATTACAGTCCTGCTGATTATGTCCATTGGACACCTTGTCGGTATCGGTTTTGAGAAACAGTTCCAGCTGCAGAATAACCTTGTTACCGATTATTCGGAAGTACTGGATTTGTATGCGCTTAAATATGGTATTCAAATAGGACGCTTCTCCTATGGTACCGCAATCAGTATGTTCACCTCAGTAGTCAGTGTGATCTTGCTGCTTGTCGCTAACGGTGTAATGAAGAAAATTACTAAAGAAAGCATCATGTAA
- a CDS encoding sensor histidine kinase produces the protein MINNMKLKYKFILFYIVVVMIPVLIIGIALTGYFRGAALDRAIDQATNNLEKIKSQMASKLRVPTDISNLLYFDGDFKTLVTTQYPSILELTKAYINFTDFKDYILQYRELSNIRFFIDNQTLVDNMSIAPLTPEIESRSWYQKVVGTKGIHWLYIPDKEKYETSEKGTINKLSLIRQVPYSEYKKPGVLMVQVNPDELNGMLYQEPFETLITDEQGYITAAKNPELVGTTLDAFDIDIDLSTKTKGVFRTMVKGEDSYVIVDEMTPSFSISQLKVITVFERSSILSSANKVSVLGLVIIVGVLLVALVLVYTISLLTTNRLLRLSRQLNQVALGNLNVVSHIDGTDEIGQLSRQFNYMVGSINRLIAQVIESNEKNNKLEIAQREIKLKMMASQIHPHFLFNALESIRMNAHLKGEKEIANIVRLLGKLMRKNLEVGRERAPMKEEIEMIRSYLEIQKFRYEDRLMFEIDFDAQTSDILIPPLIIQPLVENSVVHGLENKEGTVNVRVSVVLSDGEIQVLVADDGAGMTEKRLSEILTVIAQAEEEQRSRIGLRNVHQRLVLYYGEKHGLNIESEEGKGTKIYFSIPGDSDFK, from the coding sequence ATGATCAATAACATGAAGCTGAAATATAAGTTCATTCTGTTCTACATTGTAGTCGTTATGATTCCTGTACTGATTATAGGCATTGCCCTAACCGGGTATTTTCGCGGGGCTGCCTTGGACAGAGCCATTGACCAGGCAACCAATAATTTGGAGAAAATCAAAAGTCAAATGGCAAGCAAACTGCGGGTTCCCACGGATATTTCGAATCTGCTCTATTTCGACGGCGATTTCAAGACCCTTGTCACTACGCAGTATCCCAGCATCCTGGAGCTGACGAAGGCTTATATAAACTTTACAGATTTCAAGGATTATATATTGCAGTATCGCGAACTCTCCAACATCCGTTTCTTCATTGATAACCAGACGCTAGTTGATAATATGTCTATCGCTCCCCTGACTCCGGAGATTGAATCCAGATCATGGTATCAGAAGGTTGTGGGGACCAAAGGAATACACTGGCTGTATATCCCCGACAAGGAAAAATATGAAACCAGTGAAAAAGGAACGATTAATAAGTTAAGCCTCATCCGGCAGGTGCCTTATTCGGAGTACAAAAAACCCGGTGTATTAATGGTGCAGGTAAATCCCGATGAGCTGAATGGAATGCTGTACCAGGAGCCCTTTGAAACGCTTATTACAGATGAGCAGGGATATATTACTGCCGCCAAGAACCCGGAGCTGGTGGGGACTACGCTGGATGCCTTTGATATCGATATAGACTTGAGTACGAAAACTAAAGGCGTGTTTAGAACCATGGTAAAGGGCGAAGATTCCTATGTTATTGTCGATGAGATGACTCCTTCGTTTAGCATCAGCCAACTGAAGGTGATTACCGTATTTGAGCGAAGCAGCATTCTTAGCAGTGCGAATAAAGTGAGCGTTCTTGGGCTGGTGATCATCGTCGGAGTGCTGCTTGTTGCGCTGGTGCTTGTCTATACCATTTCTTTATTGACGACCAACCGCCTGCTCCGGCTCAGCCGCCAACTGAATCAGGTGGCCTTAGGCAACCTGAACGTAGTCTCTCATATCGATGGGACCGACGAAATAGGACAGCTGTCACGGCAGTTTAACTATATGGTGGGAAGCATAAACCGGCTGATCGCTCAAGTGATAGAGAGCAATGAGAAGAATAATAAACTGGAAATCGCCCAGAGAGAAATTAAATTGAAAATGATGGCCAGCCAGATTCACCCGCATTTCCTGTTTAATGCCCTGGAGTCCATCCGGATGAATGCCCATCTTAAGGGAGAGAAGGAGATCGCCAATATCGTCAGACTTCTCGGAAAGCTTATGCGCAAAAATCTGGAGGTAGGCAGAGAACGTGCGCCGATGAAGGAAGAGATTGAAATGATCCGCTCCTATCTGGAGATTCAGAAATTCCGGTATGAGGACAGGCTGATGTTTGAAATTGATTTCGACGCCCAAACCTCCGATATCCTGATTCCGCCGCTGATCATCCAGCCGCTGGTGGAGAATTCTGTTGTCCACGGACTGGAGAATAAAGAAGGAACGGTTAACGTGCGGGTAAGTGTCGTTTTGTCTGATGGTGAAATACAAGTGCTTGTGGCAGATGACGGTGCAGGGATGACAGAGAAGCGGCTATCCGAAATTTTGACGGTAATTGCCCAAGCTGAGGAAGAGCAGCGAAGCCGGATCGGTCTGCGCAATGTGCACCAGAGACTGGTCTTGTATTACGGGGAGAAGCATGGACTGAATATCGAAAGCGAGGAAGGGAAGGGCACAAAAATTTACTTTTCCATTCCGGGTGATAGCGATTTCAAATAG
- a CDS encoding response regulator transcription factor, which yields MIKVLIVDDEPKLREGMRTLISWEELGYTVVATAANGFEALDKFHSFAPKLIVADIRMPGMDGLELINELRKENANCHVIILSGHADFEYAKRAISYHIDGYLLKPVDEEELISYLHDLRVTISQEEQLSQLQMDFPVRGNEALLRELLQPRENGFDTAESAAGLGLTGWSCEIVLLELKQAQKGEDGSEDRVRSLLEQHWPAEEALFFTLPPYMGILLKEPLKDGDARTALWNDLNRVISKEGLDFYAASGGGVADPQLASQSFSAARELLEAAFFGRREILLSGQPDEWLVRIEETEDIEELERDEEMELLLAIETGSNEAIQALVGQIIRKLVAIKRNETYIKDNLIRIMSSTVARLEAATPDIRSFIAGNPSPTGEVYSSYYLSDIENMAGNYLEQISKQMNSGGKGDEIKRITDLIQRRYNENLKLGMLAQIFNYNSAYLGKMFKNQMGEHFNTYLDKVRIEKAKQFLTQGMKVYEVAERVGYMNSDYFNAKFRKYVGVSPTAYRKDN from the coding sequence ATGATAAAAGTGCTGATTGTAGATGACGAGCCCAAGCTGAGGGAGGGGATGCGTACACTAATCTCTTGGGAGGAGCTGGGTTACACCGTAGTGGCGACGGCGGCAAACGGATTCGAGGCGCTTGATAAGTTCCATAGCTTTGCTCCCAAGCTAATTGTCGCAGATATTCGCATGCCGGGAATGGACGGCCTGGAGCTGATTAATGAGCTGCGCAAAGAAAACGCTAACTGCCATGTGATTATTCTTAGCGGTCATGCTGACTTCGAATATGCCAAACGGGCGATCTCCTATCATATTGACGGATATTTGCTGAAGCCGGTCGACGAAGAGGAATTGATCTCCTATCTTCATGATCTGCGTGTCACGATAAGCCAGGAGGAGCAATTGAGCCAGCTTCAGATGGATTTCCCGGTACGCGGCAATGAAGCGCTGCTGCGCGAGCTGCTTCAGCCGCGCGAGAATGGTTTTGACACGGCAGAATCAGCAGCCGGACTAGGGCTTACGGGGTGGAGCTGTGAAATTGTACTGCTTGAGCTGAAACAGGCGCAGAAAGGCGAAGACGGAAGTGAAGATCGTGTACGCAGCTTGCTGGAGCAGCATTGGCCGGCAGAGGAAGCATTGTTCTTCACCTTGCCTCCATATATGGGAATCCTGTTGAAGGAACCGCTCAAGGACGGGGATGCCCGCACAGCATTGTGGAATGACCTCAATAGAGTTATTTCCAAAGAGGGATTGGATTTTTATGCCGCTTCCGGAGGCGGAGTTGCCGATCCTCAGCTGGCAAGCCAGTCTTTTTCCGCAGCCCGCGAGCTGCTGGAGGCAGCTTTTTTCGGACGCAGGGAAATTCTTCTGAGCGGACAGCCAGATGAATGGCTGGTTCGGATCGAAGAGACTGAAGACATTGAGGAATTGGAACGCGATGAAGAGATGGAACTGCTGCTTGCGATTGAAACCGGGAGTAATGAAGCCATTCAGGCGCTGGTCGGGCAGATCATCCGCAAACTTGTTGCTATAAAACGCAATGAGACGTATATCAAAGATAATCTGATCCGGATCATGAGCAGTACGGTTGCCCGCCTGGAGGCAGCTACCCCAGACATCCGTTCCTTTATTGCGGGCAATCCTTCTCCCACGGGGGAAGTGTACAGCAGTTATTATCTGAGCGATATCGAGAATATGGCCGGGAACTACCTTGAGCAAATTTCGAAGCAGATGAACAGTGGCGGAAAGGGCGATGAGATTAAACGGATCACCGATTTGATCCAGCGCCGCTACAATGAGAACTTGAAGCTGGGGATGCTTGCGCAAATATTTAATTATAATAGCGCCTATCTGGGCAAAATGTTCAAGAACCAGATGGGCGAACATTTTAATACCTATCTGGATAAGGTGAGAATTGAGAAAGCGAAGCAATTTCTGACACAGGGCATGAAGGTGTATGAAGTTGCTGAAAGAGTCGGGTATATGAATTCCGATTATTTTAACGCCAAGTTCCGCAAATACGTCGGGGTATCCCCAACCGCCTACCGCAAGGATAATTAA
- the xylB gene encoding xylulokinase, whose amino-acid sequence MKYVIGVDLGTSAVKTVLVDPQGKVAFEHSEAYPLSRPQPNWSEQNPEDWVKGTLVSLRRLIEVSGVDPSQVDGISFSGQMHGLVLVDSEGNVLRPAILWNDTRTTAQCRTIEKKLGTKLINIARNRALEGFTLPKILWVQENEPEVLAQAHQFLLPKDYVRFRLTGDYAMDYSDAAGTLLLDVGAKQWSTEIAEAFSLPVSLCPRLVESFELTGTLLPEIAEASGLLTSTKVFAGGADNACGALGAGILGEGRTMCSIGTSGVVLSYESNKDLNLEGKVHFFNHGEKDAYYIMGVTLAAGHSLTWFKETFAAEKSFDELLKGVNDVPAGSGGLLFTPYIVGERTPHPDANIRGSFIGMDSGHTLSHFTRSVLEGITFSLRESIEIVRESGKEITEIVAIGGGAKNEAWLQMQADIFNASIIKLESEQGPAMGAAMLAAYGSGWFPSLGACAEAFIRPAEVFKPNAGQVAVYDGLFSIYQDVYGQTRELNDKLATYRK is encoded by the coding sequence ATGAAATATGTAATCGGTGTAGACCTGGGGACCAGTGCGGTAAAGACTGTATTGGTTGATCCGCAGGGAAAGGTGGCCTTCGAGCATTCCGAAGCCTACCCGCTTAGCAGACCCCAGCCGAACTGGAGTGAACAGAATCCCGAGGACTGGGTGAAAGGAACGCTGGTTAGCCTCCGCCGTCTGATCGAGGTGTCTGGTGTAGATCCTTCGCAAGTGGACGGCATCAGCTTTTCGGGGCAAATGCATGGTCTGGTGCTGGTGGACAGCGAAGGTAATGTGCTGCGTCCGGCAATTCTCTGGAATGACACCCGCACTACAGCACAATGCCGTACAATAGAGAAGAAACTGGGAACAAAGCTGATCAACATTGCCAGAAACCGCGCCTTGGAAGGGTTCACACTGCCCAAAATCCTGTGGGTTCAGGAGAATGAGCCAGAGGTGCTGGCGCAAGCGCACCAGTTCCTTCTGCCGAAGGATTACGTGCGTTTCCGTCTAACCGGTGATTATGCGATGGATTATTCCGACGCGGCGGGTACATTGCTGCTGGACGTAGGTGCGAAGCAGTGGAGTACGGAAATTGCCGAAGCTTTCTCACTTCCGGTCTCGCTGTGCCCTAGACTGGTAGAGTCCTTCGAACTGACGGGAACGCTGCTGCCTGAGATTGCTGAAGCCTCCGGCCTTCTGACATCCACTAAGGTATTTGCCGGCGGTGCGGATAACGCCTGCGGCGCGCTCGGCGCCGGTATTCTGGGTGAAGGCAGGACGATGTGCAGCATCGGCACTTCCGGTGTGGTCCTCTCCTATGAGAGCAACAAGGATCTTAATCTGGAAGGTAAGGTCCATTTCTTTAATCACGGGGAGAAGGATGCCTATTATATTATGGGCGTTACTCTTGCTGCGGGACATAGTCTTACCTGGTTCAAAGAAACCTTTGCGGCGGAGAAGAGCTTTGACGAATTGCTGAAAGGTGTAAACGATGTGCCGGCTGGAAGCGGCGGGCTGTTGTTCACACCGTACATCGTTGGTGAACGCACGCCTCATCCGGATGCAAATATCCGCGGCAGCTTCATCGGCATGGACTCCGGCCATACCTTGTCCCACTTCACCCGTTCGGTCTTGGAAGGAATTACGTTCTCCCTGCGCGAGTCGATTGAAATTGTGCGTGAATCGGGTAAGGAAATTACAGAGATTGTGGCGATCGGCGGCGGTGCGAAGAATGAGGCCTGGCTGCAAATGCAGGCTGATATTTTCAATGCGTCGATTATCAAGCTGGAGAGTGAACAGGGCCCGGCTATGGGTGCGGCAATGCTGGCTGCCTACGGCAGCGGCTGGTTCCCTTCCCTTGGTGCATGTGCAGAAGCATTCATCCGTCCTGCAGAAGTGTTTAAGCCGAATGCCGGGCAAGTTGCGGTCTATGATGGATTATTCAGTATTTACCAGGACGTATACGGCCAGACCCGCGAATTGAATGATAAACTGGCTACATACCGGAAATAA
- the xylA gene encoding xylose isomerase: MAYFETVSKISYEGSRSTNPFAFKFYNPKEIVAGKTMEEHLKFAMAYWHTLTAGGSDPFGAETAIRSWNHLSGLDKAKARAEAAFEFMEKMDLPYYCFHDVDIAPEGASLREFYSNIDTIVDILEQGMKTSGKKLLWNTANMFTNPRYMHGAGSTPNADVFAHAAAQVKKGLEVGKRLGAQNYVFWGGREGYEELLNTDMGLEQDNIARLFSLAVDYAKEIGFDGQFLIEPKPKEPTKHQYDFDAATTIAFLQKYNLDKHFKLNLEANHATLAGHTFEHELRVARTNGMLGSLDANQGDTLLGWDTDEFPVNIYDATLTLYEVLKNDGLGKGGINFDSKVRRPSFEAEDLFLAHIAGMDTYAKGLKVAAKLLEDRVFEDFIAKRYSSFNEGVGADIVSGKATLASLAEYALNNENPRRNESGRQELLRATLNQYILAE; encoded by the coding sequence ATGGCTTATTTTGAAACAGTGAGCAAGATCTCTTACGAGGGAAGCCGTTCCACCAACCCATTCGCATTCAAATTCTACAATCCTAAAGAAATCGTAGCCGGCAAAACCATGGAAGAGCACCTGAAGTTTGCAATGGCATATTGGCATACATTAACTGCTGGCGGTTCCGATCCGTTCGGCGCAGAAACTGCAATCCGCAGCTGGAATCACCTGAGTGGCCTGGACAAGGCTAAAGCCCGCGCTGAAGCGGCTTTTGAATTCATGGAGAAGATGGACCTGCCGTACTACTGCTTCCATGATGTGGACATCGCTCCTGAAGGCGCATCTTTGCGTGAGTTCTACAGCAACATTGATACCATCGTAGATATCCTTGAACAAGGCATGAAGACTTCCGGCAAGAAATTGCTGTGGAACACAGCCAACATGTTCACTAATCCGCGTTATATGCACGGTGCAGGCTCCACTCCTAATGCTGATGTCTTCGCACATGCAGCTGCACAAGTGAAGAAGGGTCTGGAAGTTGGTAAACGTCTGGGCGCACAAAACTATGTATTCTGGGGTGGCCGTGAAGGCTACGAGGAATTGCTTAACACAGATATGGGCCTTGAGCAGGATAACATTGCACGTCTGTTCAGCCTGGCTGTAGATTACGCTAAGGAAATCGGCTTCGACGGCCAATTCCTGATCGAGCCTAAACCAAAAGAGCCTACCAAACATCAATATGACTTCGATGCAGCAACAACAATTGCGTTCCTGCAGAAATATAACCTCGATAAGCACTTCAAGCTGAACCTTGAAGCTAACCATGCAACACTTGCCGGTCATACTTTTGAGCATGAACTGCGTGTAGCACGCACTAACGGCATGCTTGGATCGCTTGACGCAAACCAAGGCGATACATTGCTGGGCTGGGATACCGATGAATTCCCGGTTAACATTTACGATGCAACTCTTACGCTTTATGAAGTACTCAAGAATGACGGACTTGGCAAAGGCGGAATCAACTTTGACTCCAAAGTACGCCGTCCTTCCTTCGAAGCTGAGGATCTGTTCCTGGCGCACATCGCCGGTATGGACACTTATGCCAAAGGCCTTAAAGTTGCCGCTAAATTGCTTGAAGACCGCGTATTTGAAGACTTCATCGCGAAACGTTACAGCAGCTTTAATGAAGGCGTAGGGGCAGACATCGTTTCCGGCAAAGCAACATTGGCTTCGCTTGCCGAATACGCACTGAACAACGAAAATCCGCGCCGCAATGAGTCCGGACGTCAAGAACTGCTCAGAGCTACTTTGAACCAATACATCCTGGCTGAGTAG
- a CDS encoding ROK family transcriptional regulator, whose product MKVTGDQALVKKINKSIILHMIRTHSPVSRAKVSEMTGLNKATVSNLVAELCGQELVTEAGPGESSGGRKPLMLHFNKMAGSVIGIELRVKQLTAVLCDLDGGVLHERDCRLDAHDFPYVVNQMKAIIAELITKSPASPYGIVGIGVGVPGMVDENGVVLFAPNLGWEMVDLRSILESTFAVPVTIDNEANAGAQGELNFGAARGVRHLLYISAGSGIGSGIIIGGELYKGARGYAGETGHMTIEAEGKPCSCGSRGCWELYASEKTYDNSNLSLPARTTTELVRHALDGQEDTLRHFSTMGEYLGIGVTNLINSFNPELIVIGGALSEAEPWLGEPLRSVVAKRTLPYHKQQLEITFSKLGSRGTMIGAGFSAVMHFLGNIRVTL is encoded by the coding sequence GTGAAAGTTACCGGTGACCAGGCGCTGGTCAAAAAAATCAATAAGTCGATTATTTTACATATGATCCGCACGCATTCTCCGGTCTCCCGGGCCAAAGTCTCCGAGATGACCGGCCTTAATAAAGCAACCGTGTCCAACCTTGTCGCCGAGCTTTGCGGACAGGAGCTTGTGACTGAAGCCGGCCCCGGGGAATCCAGCGGCGGACGCAAACCGCTCATGCTGCATTTTAACAAAATGGCGGGAAGCGTCATCGGCATTGAGCTGCGCGTAAAGCAGCTCACGGCGGTGCTCTGCGATCTGGACGGCGGGGTGCTTCACGAGCGGGATTGCCGGTTGGATGCCCATGATTTCCCTTATGTTGTGAATCAGATGAAGGCTATCATTGCGGAACTGATCACCAAATCCCCCGCGTCGCCTTACGGTATCGTTGGAATCGGAGTAGGTGTGCCGGGGATGGTCGATGAGAACGGCGTGGTGCTGTTCGCCCCCAACCTTGGCTGGGAGATGGTGGATTTACGTTCCATTCTGGAGAGTACCTTCGCTGTTCCCGTCACGATAGACAATGAAGCCAATGCGGGTGCACAGGGAGAGCTTAATTTCGGAGCAGCCCGGGGCGTGCGCCACCTGCTGTATATCAGTGCCGGTTCAGGGATCGGATCGGGAATTATCATCGGGGGAGAGCTGTACAAGGGCGCCCGCGGATATGCCGGAGAAACCGGACATATGACCATTGAAGCGGAAGGCAAACCCTGCAGCTGCGGAAGCCGGGGCTGCTGGGAGCTGTATGCCTCCGAGAAGACCTATGACAACTCAAACTTGTCATTGCCTGCCCGCACTACCACAGAACTGGTCCGCCATGCGCTGGACGGGCAGGAGGATACGCTGCGCCACTTCTCAACCATGGGCGAATATCTGGGCATTGGCGTCACGAATCTGATCAACAGCTTCAATCCGGAGCTGATTGTTATCGGAGGAGCCCTGTCCGAGGCCGAGCCTTGGCTGGGCGAACCGCTGCGCAGCGTAGTGGCTAAGCGTACGCTGCCCTACCATAAGCAGCAGCTGGAGATCACTTTTTCCAAGCTGGGCAGCCGCGGGACCATGATCGGTGCGGGCTTTTCGGCCGTGATGCATTTTCTCGGCAATATCAGGGTAACCCTGTAG